Proteins encoded by one window of Candidatus Zixiibacteriota bacterium:
- a CDS encoding DUF5683 domain-containing protein has translation MLPVRNKYFTRFMVLLVPAIMIMVAHARAGVTDVNPADSLNPTDSTIAVPEPANDTVWLIPELYQFQEDSLIIQAYLTENTRPLPKRSPSMTMLKSVAFPGWGQYANKKYFRSGVIFLIESYFIYKMVDFGIKAGDARQDWRSLPDSLASQKAEAFRVYADYRDSRNSNIWYAGITIFFSMIDAYVDAHLQDFPAPVRKSKDISLELSPGEESTLAIVYRF, from the coding sequence ATGCTCCCCGTAAGAAATAAATATTTCACTCGATTCATGGTATTGCTTGTCCCGGCTATTATGATCATGGTTGCGCATGCCCGCGCCGGTGTGACCGATGTTAATCCGGCTGATTCATTAAATCCGACTGATTCCACTATCGCAGTCCCCGAACCAGCGAATGATACTGTTTGGTTAATACCGGAATTGTATCAATTTCAGGAAGACTCGCTCATCATCCAGGCCTACCTGACCGAGAACACTCGCCCGTTACCAAAACGATCGCCGTCGATGACCATGCTAAAATCGGTCGCCTTTCCCGGATGGGGACAATATGCCAATAAAAAATATTTCAGATCCGGAGTCATCTTCCTGATCGAATCGTACTTCATTTACAAGATGGTTGATTTTGGCATCAAGGCGGGCGATGCCCGCCAGGATTGGCGCAGTCTGCCCGACAGCCTCGCCTCACAAAAAGCGGAAGCGTTCCGCGTCTATGCCGATTACCGCGACAGCCGCAACAGCAACATCTGGTACGCCGGCATCACGATATTCTTTTCGATGATCGACGCTTACGTTGATGCCCACCTGCAGGACTTCCCCGCGCCGGTCAGAAAATCAAAGGACATATCATTAGAATTATCCCCTGGAGAAGAATCCACGCTGGCCATCGTGTATCGATTTTGA